GCGTTCGGGTAGACGAAAACCATTCCGGTGTCGTTGGCCAGCGACTCCCGGTGCATCAACCCCGACCGGCGCTCGTCGGGTTCGTCGGCGACCATGAGCGATACGGTGGCGTTCTCCTCGTCCTCGACCACGAACGTCGCGTTGACGACTCGCTCTACGTCGGTCGTCGTCGGCGGTGCGGGCGAGTCGGCCTGCCGATTCGCGTCGGCCAGCGACCCGTCGCCGGTCCCACCGATTCCCCCCATACAGCCAGCGAGCACGACCAGTGCCCCCACCAGAAGTACCGCGTGTGGCCTCATGTTGTTACTATACTCCTCGGCCGACCAAAAAGGTTAGACGGCGACGAACAGGAAGCCGACGAGTAACGACAGGGTGACGACCAACTGGACCACGGCCGAACCGAGGACCCCGACGGCGGCGAAGACGGCCGCCCGAGCGCCCTGTCCCGCGCTCTTGGTTCGGTAGAACTCGGCGGCGAACACCGTGCCAGCGATGCCGAGGACCAAACCGATTGGCCCGGCGACGAAGAACAGGGGGATGCTCACCAGACTCGCCAGCGCGGTGGTCCGCATCGACGCGCCGCCCGCGTTCGCGGCCAGCGC
This genomic window from Halorussus lipolyticus contains:
- a CDS encoding DUF192 domain-containing protein, translating into MRPHAVLLVGALVVLAGCMGGIGGTGDGSLADANRQADSPAPPTTTDVERVVNATFVVEDEENATVSLMVADEPDERRSGLMHRESLANDTGMVFVYPNARQVSFWMKNTLIPLDMIFVAENGTVLNVQHASVQPNASTGELANYPSDGPAKYVVELPRGFANRTGVGPGSKLVFDDDAPTATE
- a CDS encoding DUF456 domain-containing protein, yielding MDVFFLVAVALLLAGVVGSVVPVVPGAALSLVGIYLYWWSSGYAVPGLAVLVAFTLVGLLAIVADQFGGALAANAGGASMRTTALASLVSIPLFFVAGPIGLVLGIAGTVFAAEFYRTKSAGQGARAAVFAAVGVLGSAVVQLVVTLSLLVGFLFVAV